The Deinococcus wulumuqiensis R12 genome has a window encoding:
- a CDS encoding NAD(P)H-dependent glycerol-3-phosphate dehydrogenase, with amino-acid sequence MSGPVLPVLGAGGWGTALAAAAARAGQEVRLWARRPDFAARLAEVRENREYLPGVLLPPQVQVTSDLPGAVAGADFALLVVPSVGVPELLAGLPRGLGVVLCAKGLAPDGSRLSEYAAGLGFDRVAVLSGPNHAEEIGRGLPAATVVASRDPALAAGVQAALMSPHLRVYTSRDVTGVELGGVLKNVMAVAAGMGDGLNLGDNAKASLLTRGLREMNRYLRSLGAEEETVYGLSGLGDLIATATSPHSRNRAAGEAIARGESPQQGGKVVEGLRTAGLLDAWAGAHGHDLPIVRAVAHVTRGEWTPQQGVRHLMGREAKGETAAEERT; translated from the coding sequence GTGAGCGGGCCGGTCTTGCCGGTGCTGGGGGCCGGGGGCTGGGGCACGGCGCTGGCGGCAGCGGCGGCGCGGGCGGGGCAGGAGGTGCGGCTGTGGGCACGTCGCCCCGACTTCGCCGCCCGGCTGGCCGAGGTGCGTGAAAACCGCGAGTACCTGCCGGGCGTGCTGCTGCCGCCGCAGGTGCAGGTCACGTCCGACCTGCCGGGCGCCGTCGCGGGCGCCGACTTCGCGTTGCTGGTCGTGCCGAGCGTGGGGGTGCCCGAGCTGCTGGCCGGGTTGCCGCGCGGGCTGGGGGTGGTGCTGTGCGCCAAGGGTCTCGCGCCCGACGGCAGCCGCCTGAGCGAGTACGCGGCGGGGCTCGGCTTTGACCGGGTGGCGGTCCTGAGCGGTCCCAACCATGCCGAGGAAATCGGGCGCGGGCTGCCCGCCGCCACGGTGGTCGCCAGCCGTGACCCGGCGCTGGCCGCTGGCGTGCAGGCCGCGCTGATGTCGCCGCATCTGCGGGTGTACACCAGCCGCGACGTGACCGGCGTGGAACTCGGCGGCGTGCTGAAAAACGTGATGGCGGTGGCCGCCGGAATGGGCGACGGCCTGAATCTGGGCGACAACGCCAAGGCCAGCCTGCTCACCCGGGGCCTGCGCGAGATGAACCGCTACCTGCGCTCGCTCGGCGCCGAAGAAGAAACGGTCTACGGCCTGAGCGGACTGGGCGACCTGATCGCCACCGCCACCAGCCCCCACAGCCGCAACCGGGCGGCGGGCGAGGCGATTGCGCGGGGCGAAAGTCCGCAGCAGGGCGGCAAGGTGGTGGAGGGTCTGCGCACGGCGGGCCTGCTGGACGCCTGGGCGGGCGCCCACGGTCACGACCTGCCCATCGTGCGGGCGGTGGCGCACGTCACGCGCGGCGAGTGGACCCCGCAACAGGGCGTCCGGCACCTGATGGGCCGCGAGGCGAAAGGGGAGACGGCGGCAGAGGAGCGGACCTGA
- the coxB gene encoding cytochrome c oxidase subunit II — MNTKHDRKPGGKRGWATQWTRAGLIALGAAVLSSCGQGQFIFLGDQAASYNREIWNLSLWAIGLSIIIFVGVSGMLFYTVQKFREDRNTAAPQQFHGNNKLEAWLIGIPIILVLGLSVLSVRSLARLNPVSQETLGIEALGAQFWWNFSYPASTVQGGSVVTNGNEMVMPAGQKVAITTTSRDVIHGFWAPNLGGQRASIPTVKKVWELDTQRPGVYQGNCSQLCGASHANMRFKVIALPPERFAAYNEAARAYVAPTPAPGSAEERGYNLFMQGKADTGAVACASCHRVQGTPAGGVSGPDLSFFGTRRTLGAGMWEAMTPRHWEETEVAQSAKTEKQYSPAQALHEWIKNSPRVKPGSIMPSYDGSTYFVDGKPIKGGLLTDDEIDDVAAYLRSLRLPEEADYWRGIPVHGTNTTAGGSQ; from the coding sequence TTGAACACCAAACATGACCGTAAACCGGGCGGGAAACGGGGGTGGGCCACTCAGTGGACCCGCGCCGGTCTCATCGCCCTCGGCGCGGCAGTCCTGAGCAGTTGTGGGCAGGGGCAGTTCATCTTCTTGGGTGACCAAGCTGCCAGCTACAACCGCGAAATCTGGAACCTGAGCCTCTGGGCCATCGGACTGTCGATCATCATCTTCGTCGGGGTCTCGGGGATGCTGTTCTACACGGTGCAGAAGTTCCGTGAAGACCGCAACACCGCCGCGCCCCAGCAGTTCCACGGCAACAACAAGCTTGAAGCCTGGCTGATCGGGATTCCGATCATTCTGGTGCTTGGCCTGAGCGTGCTGTCGGTGCGTTCGCTGGCCCGCCTGAACCCGGTGTCGCAAGAAACCCTGGGTATCGAGGCGCTGGGGGCACAGTTCTGGTGGAACTTCTCCTACCCCGCTTCTACGGTGCAGGGCGGCAGCGTGGTAACCAACGGCAACGAAATGGTCATGCCCGCCGGACAGAAGGTGGCGATCACCACGACCAGCCGCGACGTGATTCACGGCTTCTGGGCACCCAACCTCGGCGGCCAGCGGGCGTCGATTCCCACCGTCAAGAAGGTCTGGGAACTCGACACCCAGCGCCCCGGCGTCTACCAGGGCAACTGCTCGCAGCTGTGCGGCGCCTCGCACGCCAACATGCGCTTCAAGGTCATCGCGCTGCCGCCCGAGCGCTTTGCCGCGTACAACGAAGCGGCGCGGGCTTACGTGGCCCCCACCCCCGCCCCCGGCAGCGCCGAGGAACGCGGCTACAACCTGTTCATGCAGGGCAAGGCCGACACCGGCGCCGTGGCGTGCGCTTCGTGCCACCGCGTGCAGGGCACCCCGGCAGGCGGCGTGAGCGGCCCCGACCTGAGCTTTTTCGGCACGCGCCGCACCCTGGGCGCGGGCATGTGGGAAGCCATGACCCCCCGCCACTGGGAAGAAACGGAAGTGGCCCAGAGCGCCAAGACGGAAAAGCAGTACAGCCCTGCGCAGGCGCTGCACGAGTGGATCAAGAACAGCCCCCGCGTCAAGCCCGGCAGCATCATGCCCAGCTATGACGGCAGCACCTACTTCGTGGACGGCAAGCCGATCAAGGGTGGTCTGCTGACCGATGACGAGATCGACGACGTCGCGGCGTACCTGCGCAGCCTGCGTCTGCCCGAGGAAGCCGACTACTGGCGTGGCATCCCGGTCCACGGGACCAACACCACCGCAGGAGGTTCGCAGTGA
- a CDS encoding class I SAM-dependent DNA methyltransferase, giving the protein MQRPPFTALAAVYDAIMADVEYDHWADFILTYARDGGLAPRRALDLACGTGGMTRQLQQSGLAVAGVDGSAEMLDVARRRLPWVEFEQGDLRSFDLGKTFDLVTCVFDSLNNLLTPADLGAALRRAAAHTAPGGLFACDLNTRLGVRELWEGDAIEGLARSEAGEEVHYHWSHHYDAEEKLGVVQAFCRVMGKGGEVQEFVETHRERGYDPAELEPLLREAGFARWEIVEYPDYAAPHAGTPRIWVFAWQGEA; this is encoded by the coding sequence CCACTGGGCGGATTTCATCCTGACCTATGCCCGTGACGGCGGCCTCGCCCCGCGCCGCGCCCTCGACCTCGCCTGCGGCACCGGCGGCATGACCCGGCAGCTTCAGCAGTCCGGTCTGGCGGTGGCAGGCGTGGACGGCAGTGCCGAGATGCTGGACGTGGCCCGCCGGCGCCTGCCCTGGGTGGAGTTCGAGCAGGGCGACCTGCGCAGCTTCGACCTGGGCAAAACCTTCGACCTCGTCACCTGCGTCTTCGATAGCCTCAACAACCTGCTGACCCCCGCCGACCTCGGCGCGGCGCTGCGCCGGGCGGCGGCCCACACCGCGCCGGGCGGACTGTTTGCCTGCGACCTCAACACCCGTCTGGGCGTGCGCGAGCTGTGGGAAGGCGACGCCATCGAGGGCCTGGCCCGCAGCGAGGCCGGTGAGGAAGTCCATTACCACTGGTCACACCACTACGACGCCGAGGAAAAACTGGGCGTCGTGCAGGCGTTTTGCCGGGTGATGGGCAAAGGTGGCGAGGTGCAGGAATTCGTGGAAACCCACCGCGAGCGCGGCTACGACCCTGCCGAGCTGGAGCCGCTGCTGCGCGAGGCCGGATTCGCCCGCTGGGAAATCGTGGAATACCCCGACTACGCCGCGCCGCACGCCGGAACCCCGCGTATCTGGGTGTTCGCGTGGCAGGGGGAAGCGTGA
- a CDS encoding cbb3-type cytochrome c oxidase subunit I: MTVHAPLPQHTQTAAKRGVWEVIKDYMMTTDHKKIGLLYIIVSVLGFCLGGLLALAIRVQLALPEQTLLVGTAYNQVLTMHAAIMLFFFLIPLGLFGFGNYFLPLQLGVRDVALPRLNTFAVWLFIASLILVVLGLFNGGAPSVGWTFYYPLTMDGNQTGVSVFMVAVILNGLGSLLGSANFAATIVNLRAPGMGLWKMPIFAWSLFATSILQLLTLGGLTAAALLTYLEIKLGLSMFNPGIGGVPVLYQQFFWFYSHPAVYVMLLPYLGIGAEVASTMARKPLFGYRVMVYSILAIVLVSCIVWLHHMFAVGVPEAWQIAFMISTLIVAVPTGVKIFNLIGTLWGGRILMRMPTYWLIGFIFNFLIGGITGVSLGMIPFDYQVTMSYYVVAHFHNVMMFGTAFLAMAGLYYWWPKMTGRFMDEKVGLAHFWLFMVGSWLTFLPQYILGLLGMPRRYYTYPSGNWAWTELNFASTVGAFLLLLGGLVMLWNMFQSFKRPITAGPNPWGGFTLEWTSSSPPAAYNFAHDFPQNFPTERPLYDWEKNGDTLTPVDPKSIHLPQDSIWPFMTAFALLLMGYGLSFGWFTNYDPAVGLKPFADASLSFKIATAVLYLSFPVFFYSLFKWAGTREYAVPVAHHHLTKYDNGFMGMAWFIISEVSLFAILIAGYVYLRVIGAAEPPALRPNIWLAALNTLILVTSSGVIHKAEQDLHHGRASWGRLGLFITLLLGAIFMIFQVYEFALFGTESDWRQNLWQSCFFIIVGLHGLHILIGGTGIALPYYQALTGKMDKYNHGSIVPASLYWHLVDVVWLLIVAIFYAW; encoded by the coding sequence GTGACGGTTCATGCACCGCTGCCTCAGCACACCCAGACGGCAGCCAAGCGCGGCGTCTGGGAGGTCATCAAGGACTACATGATGACCACCGATCACAAGAAGATCGGTCTGCTGTACATCATCGTTTCGGTCCTGGGCTTTTGCCTGGGTGGCCTGCTGGCACTGGCGATTCGTGTTCAGCTGGCCCTTCCCGAGCAGACGCTGCTGGTGGGCACCGCCTATAACCAGGTGCTGACCATGCACGCGGCGATCATGCTGTTTTTCTTCCTGATTCCGCTGGGGCTGTTCGGCTTCGGCAACTATTTCCTGCCGCTGCAACTCGGCGTGCGTGACGTGGCGCTGCCCAGGCTCAACACCTTCGCGGTGTGGCTGTTTATCGCCAGCCTGATTCTGGTGGTCCTCGGCCTGTTCAACGGCGGCGCCCCCAGCGTCGGCTGGACCTTCTATTACCCGCTCACCATGGACGGCAACCAGACCGGCGTGAGCGTGTTCATGGTCGCGGTGATCCTCAACGGCCTGGGTTCGCTGCTCGGCTCGGCCAACTTTGCCGCCACCATCGTCAACCTGCGTGCCCCCGGCATGGGGCTGTGGAAGATGCCGATTTTCGCCTGGAGCCTCTTCGCGACCTCCATCCTTCAGCTGCTCACTCTGGGCGGCCTGACCGCCGCCGCGCTGCTGACCTACCTGGAAATCAAGCTGGGCCTGAGCATGTTCAACCCCGGTATCGGCGGCGTGCCGGTGCTGTACCAGCAGTTCTTCTGGTTCTACTCGCACCCCGCCGTGTACGTGATGCTGCTGCCCTACCTGGGCATCGGCGCGGAAGTCGCTTCCACCATGGCCCGCAAGCCTCTGTTCGGCTACCGCGTGATGGTGTACTCGATTCTCGCCATCGTGCTGGTGTCGTGCATCGTGTGGCTGCACCACATGTTCGCCGTGGGCGTGCCCGAAGCCTGGCAAATCGCCTTCATGATCTCGACCCTGATCGTGGCCGTGCCCACCGGCGTCAAGATCTTCAACCTGATCGGCACCCTGTGGGGTGGGCGCATCCTGATGCGGATGCCGACCTACTGGCTGATCGGCTTCATCTTCAACTTCCTGATCGGCGGGATCACCGGCGTGAGCCTGGGCATGATTCCCTTCGACTATCAGGTCACGATGTCCTACTACGTGGTGGCGCACTTCCACAACGTGATGATGTTCGGCACCGCGTTCCTGGCGATGGCGGGTCTGTACTACTGGTGGCCCAAGATGACCGGACGCTTCATGGACGAGAAGGTGGGTCTGGCCCACTTCTGGCTGTTCATGGTCGGGTCGTGGCTGACCTTCCTGCCGCAGTACATCCTGGGTCTGCTGGGCATGCCCCGCCGCTACTACACCTACCCCTCGGGCAACTGGGCCTGGACCGAGCTGAACTTCGCCAGCACCGTCGGCGCGTTCCTGCTGCTCCTCGGCGGCCTGGTGATGCTGTGGAACATGTTCCAGAGCTTCAAGCGCCCGATCACCGCCGGACCCAACCCCTGGGGCGGCTTTACCCTGGAGTGGACGAGCAGCAGCCCGCCCGCCGCCTACAACTTCGCCCACGACTTCCCGCAGAACTTCCCCACCGAGCGCCCGCTGTACGACTGGGAAAAGAACGGCGACACCCTGACCCCGGTGGACCCCAAGAGCATTCATCTGCCGCAGGACAGCATCTGGCCGTTCATGACCGCCTTCGCCCTGCTGCTGATGGGCTACGGCCTGAGCTTTGGCTGGTTCACCAACTATGACCCGGCTGTCGGCCTCAAGCCCTTCGCCGACGCCAGCCTGAGCTTCAAGATCGCCACGGCGGTGCTGTACCTCAGCTTCCCGGTGTTCTTCTACTCGCTGTTCAAGTGGGCAGGCACCCGTGAGTACGCCGTGCCTGTGGCGCACCACCACCTCACCAAGTACGACAACGGCTTCATGGGCATGGCCTGGTTCATCATCTCGGAAGTCTCGCTGTTCGCCATCCTGATCGCCGGCTACGTCTACCTGCGCGTGATCGGCGCCGCCGAGCCGCCCGCACTGCGCCCGAACATCTGGCTGGCCGCGCTCAACACCCTGATTCTGGTCACCAGCTCGGGCGTGATCCACAAGGCCGAACAGGACCTGCACCATGGCCGCGCCAGCTGGGGTCGCCTGGGCCTGTTCATCACGCTGCTGCTCGGTGCCATCTTCATGATCTTCCAGGTGTACGAGTTCGCCCTGTTCGGCACCGAGAGCGACTGGCGCCAGAACCTGTGGCAGTCGTGCTTCTTCATCATCGTCGGCCTGCACGGTCTGCACATCCTGATCGGCGGCACCGGCATCGCCCTGCCCTACTATCAGGCGCTGACCGGCAAGATGGACAAGTACAACCACGGCTCCATCGTCCCCGCCAGCCTGTACTGGCACCTGGTGGACGTGGTGTGGCTGCTGATCGTCGCGATCTTCTACGCCTGGTAA
- a CDS encoding IS5-like element ISDra5 family transposase: MLSERKPYKSDLDDETYLFILPYFLLAPEDAHQRVYPIREVLNAALWIGRTGSQWEYLPHDFPPYKIVHQQLMRWFERGCFENLAHDLHSLVREDALKEGVPTVAIVDSRTLQSTPESGGRAGYDGGKRRKGSKIHAAVDTMGNVMTLLVTPGNEQDREQVYDLCREVQQVTGDHIDVVIADQGYTGEQPQIDASLNDVELVVVKRPTGATGFVLLPLRWVVERTFAWTARFRRLSRDLERLQSSLLGFHWLAVSVTLLNKLKPILGSLA; encoded by the coding sequence ATGCTGTCAGAGCGAAAACCCTACAAGAGCGACCTGGACGACGAAACTTACCTCTTCATCCTGCCTTACTTTCTGCTCGCTCCAGAAGACGCTCACCAGCGCGTCTACCCGATACGTGAAGTCCTCAATGCCGCTCTGTGGATTGGCCGCACAGGGAGTCAGTGGGAGTACCTCCCACACGACTTTCCGCCATACAAAATTGTCCATCAGCAACTGATGCGGTGGTTTGAACGAGGTTGCTTCGAGAACCTCGCTCACGACCTGCATTCACTGGTTCGCGAGGACGCCCTCAAGGAGGGCGTTCCTACCGTTGCCATCGTGGATAGCCGCACTCTGCAAAGCACGCCCGAGAGTGGCGGACGTGCTGGATATGACGGTGGAAAGCGTCGTAAGGGCAGCAAAATCCACGCTGCTGTCGACACGATGGGTAATGTCATGACGTTGCTCGTCACCCCTGGCAATGAGCAAGACCGAGAGCAGGTCTATGACTTGTGCCGCGAGGTGCAGCAGGTCACTGGTGACCACATTGATGTCGTTATCGCCGACCAGGGGTACACCGGAGAGCAGCCGCAGATTGATGCTTCCTTGAACGATGTGGAACTTGTTGTGGTGAAACGCCCGACTGGAGCGACGGGCTTTGTGCTGCTTCCGTTGCGATGGGTGGTTGAACGGACATTCGCCTGGACAGCACGTTTTCGCCGTCTATCACGTGATTTGGAGAGGCTGCAAAGCAGTCTCCTCGGCTTTCACTGGCTCGCGGTATCTGTTACGCTCCTAAACAAATTAAAGCCGATTCTTGGCTCGC